The Kribbella jejuensis region CTGCTCCGAACCGCCACGGGCCATCCGCTGCCCGCCGGCCTTCGGCTGCTCGCCCGGGAACAGTGGCCGGTGCCCGGCGGCCGCGACGGTAATCGTCCGGGTCGGCAGGTCCTCGCGGGCCTCGGCGATCTCTTCGGCGAAGTCGACCGACGGCCAGACCCGGTCGTCACCACCGGCGACCAGCAGCAGCTCGCCCGCGAACCGCTCGGCCGGGATCCGCGCGGTCTCCGCGTCCGCGCCGTACGCCCGCAGACTCTGCCGGTAGAAGTCGGTGTAGCTCGGCGGGTCGTCGTCCGGCTCCCAGGCGAGGTCGAACGGTACGTACGGCAGCGGCTGGTCCTTCCACGTCCACGCCGACGTCTGCAGTTCGTCCTCGATCCACGGCCAGACGTACGCGCTCGGCGAGATCGCGACCACCGCGTCGATCCGCGGGTCGACCGTGCCGAGCAGCAGCGCGGCCTCGGCGCCCCGGGAGACGCCGATCACCACGATCCGGTCGTTCCGCGCGGCCAGGCCGGCCAGCGGGAACGACTCGAGCGGGATCTCGCTGATCCGGCCGTCGAACCACCGCGGCGCGACCACGTCACACCCCGCGGCCTCGAGCAGCCGCGCACGCTCCAGGTCCGGCGTACCACTCGAACCGTGCAGGAGGAGGACCCCCGTGCTCAACCGACGACGACCTCGACCCGCTGGAACTCCTTGAGCTCCGTGTAGCCGGTGGTCGCCATCGCGCGCTTCAACGCGCCGACCAGGTTCATCGTGCCGTCCGGGACCCAGGACGGGCCGAACAGGATCTGCTCCATCGTGCCGGTGACGCCGACCTCGACACGCTCGCCGCGGGGCAGATCCTGGTGCCAGGCCTCGGCACCCCAGTGGAACCCGCCGCCGGGGGCGTCGCTCGCGCGGGCCAGCGGCGAACCGACCATCACCGCGTCCGCGCCGCAGGCGATCGCCTTCGCCACGTCACCGGATCGGCCGACCGAACCGTCCGCGATCACGTGCACGTACCGTCCGCCGGACTCGTCCATGTAGTCGCGCCGCGCCGCCGCCACGTCGGCCACGGCGCTGGCCATCGGCACCGCCACGCCGAGCACCTTGCGGGTGGTGTGCGCCGCGCCACCGCCGAACCCGACGAGGACGCCGGCCGCACCGGTCCGCATCAGGTGCAACGCCGCCTGGTGCGTCGCGCACCCACCGACGATCACCGGGACGTCGAGGTCGTAGATGAACTGCTTGAGGTTGAGCGGCTCCGCCTGGCCGGACACGTGCTCGGCCGACACCGTCGTACCGCGGATGACGAACAGGTCGACGCCCGCGTCCACCACGTGCTTGGCGAACTGCTTCGTCCGCTGCGGCGACAGCGCCCCGGCCACGGTGACGCCGGAGTCGCGGATCTCCTGCACCCGCTGGGAGATCAGCTCGGGCTTGATCGGCGCCGCGTAGATCTCCTGCAGCCGATGCGTTGCCTGCTTCTGATCGAGGCTGGTGATCTCCTCGAGCAGGCTGGTCGGGTCCTCGTACCGCGTCCAGAGACCTTCGAGGTTGAGCACGCCGAGACCGCCGGCCTTGCCGATCGCGATCGCGGTCGCCGGTGACATCACCGAGTCCATCGGCGCGGCCAGGATCGGCAGCTCGAACCGGTACGCGTCGATCTGCCAGGCGACCGAGACCTCCTCCGGGTCCCGCGTCCGCCGCGACGGCACGATCGCGATGTCGTCGAACGCGTACGCCTGCCGGCCCCGCTTGGCACGGCCGATTTCGATCTCGGTCATGCGCACAGGCTACCGCCTGCCACCCGGCTGTCCGGCTGGTGGATCGCTCCTGCGGTACGCCGCCCGCAGTCGCGGACCGAGCATCCGCAGGATCTCGCCGCCGCGCTCACCCGGTGCAGGCAACAGCTCCAGGAACGACACGTCGATCGCGTTGTCGACGGCCGGATTCTCGCCGTACTCCGACTCCAGGAAGTCCAGCAACGGGCCGACCTCGAGCCACCGGTCGCTCGCCGCCAGCTCGGCCGCGTCGTGCGACAGCTCCGCCAGCACCGCGTCGGCGAACCCGCCGTACCGGCGGCGCTGGGCGTGCTCGGCGACCCGGTCCGCCGCCTGCGGAACCTCCTCGCCGAGCTTGAACACGAAGTCGACAACAGACTCCAGCACTCCTGCCGCGTCGTCGAGCAGCTGATCCTCCCGGGCCTCCCACAGCTTCGGACCGAGCAGCTCCAGAACCTGCGCGGACCGGTCGGCCGGCTCCGGAAGGTACGCCACGAAGAAAGACTCGATCAGCTCGTCGACCAAGTCGTCGTGGCCGAGCTCGGACTCCAAGAACACAAGGAGCTCACGGATCTGGTCGCGCCGGTCGGCGCCGCGACGCCGGCAGTCGAGCGCAAGCTTCACGAGGAAGCCCGGCAGGTGTTCCACAGCGACCGGCGGCCCCGCCCAGTCCCCGACGTACGACCGCAAGTACTCGTCCAGCTCGGACCGAAGCCCTGGTACCGCGGCGAACATCCGCCGCACCAGGGCCTCGTCCGGCTCGGTCACCGTCCCGAGTAGTTCGGGGCCTCGACCGTCATCTGGATGTCGTGCGGGTGGGACTCCTGCAGGCCGGCAGAGGTGATCCG contains the following coding sequences:
- a CDS encoding GuaB3 family IMP dehydrogenase-related protein, whose amino-acid sequence is MTEIEIGRAKRGRQAYAFDDIAIVPSRRTRDPEEVSVAWQIDAYRFELPILAAPMDSVMSPATAIAIGKAGGLGVLNLEGLWTRYEDPTSLLEEITSLDQKQATHRLQEIYAAPIKPELISQRVQEIRDSGVTVAGALSPQRTKQFAKHVVDAGVDLFVIRGTTVSAEHVSGQAEPLNLKQFIYDLDVPVIVGGCATHQAALHLMRTGAAGVLVGFGGGAAHTTRKVLGVAVPMASAVADVAAARRDYMDESGGRYVHVIADGSVGRSGDVAKAIACGADAVMVGSPLARASDAPGGGFHWGAEAWHQDLPRGERVEVGVTGTMEQILFGPSWVPDGTMNLVGALKRAMATTGYTELKEFQRVEVVVG
- a CDS encoding DUF7674 family protein — encoded protein: MTEPDEALVRRMFAAVPGLRSELDEYLRSYVGDWAGPPVAVEHLPGFLVKLALDCRRRGADRRDQIRELLVFLESELGHDDLVDELIESFFVAYLPEPADRSAQVLELLGPKLWEAREDQLLDDAAGVLESVVDFVFKLGEEVPQAADRVAEHAQRRRYGGFADAVLAELSHDAAELAASDRWLEVGPLLDFLESEYGENPAVDNAIDVSFLELLPAPGERGGEILRMLGPRLRAAYRRSDPPAGQPGGRR
- a CDS encoding alpha/beta fold hydrolase, whose amino-acid sequence is MSTGVLLLHGSSGTPDLERARLLEAAGCDVVAPRWFDGRISEIPLESFPLAGLAARNDRIVVIGVSRGAEAALLLGTVDPRIDAVVAISPSAYVWPWIEDELQTSAWTWKDQPLPYVPFDLAWEPDDDPPSYTDFYRQSLRAYGADAETARIPAERFAGELLLVAGGDDRVWPSVDFAEEIAEAREDLPTRTITVAAAGHRPLFPGEQPKAGGQRMARGGSEQADRELGELAWRDVLRLLTG